The following is a genomic window from Armatimonadota bacterium.
CTTTCGCGGAGTACATGGCGGCGGCGGAAGCCAACTGCATCCCGATCCCGGACCGGGCAACTTGCGAAGACGGGGCTTTCATGGCCTGCGTCGGAGCGACGGCCTATGCAGCTTTGAGGCGGCTCGAGGTAACGCCCCACGAGAGCCTGGCGGTGTTCGGCCTGGGCCCAGTGGGACTGAGTTGCGTGATCGTGGGCAAGGCGATGGGGCTGAGGGTCATCGGCAGCGACGTCTCGCCTGCTCGTCTGGAGATCGCGCGGAACTGCGGAGCGGACAGCGTCGTGGACGCGCGCCGTGAGGACCCAGTGGACGCGATCCGCGAATTCAGCCGGGTCGCGGGATATCCCTGGCAGGACGGAATCGACTATGTGGTTGAGACCTCAGGAAGCACGGCGGCGCGGGAATGCATGTTGCCGAGTATCAAGCGCGGAGGCAAAATCGCCGTCGTTGGGGTGGGGTCCACGGAGAAGGTCATCAACCCAAGCGACATCCACGGCAAGGCGGCCACGATCGTCGGATCGGTCGTGTTCCCGCTGGGTTGGAGCTGGGACTTCGCACGATTCATCGCCGCGAGCGGCCTGAGCTTCGGGCCTGCGGTGACGCACCGCTTCAGCCTGGACCAGGCCGAGGAGGCTCTGCGTGTGGCGGATGAAGGCCTGGGCGGGAAGGTGATCTTCGCGCCCCACGGGGTGTGAAGCGCCAATTCATCGACCGCTACACCAGCGCCAACTCAAGGACCTGCTCCACGTGTTCCACAAACACGAACTGCAGGTCCTTGCGCACTTCCGCAGGCACTTCGTCGAGGTCCTCGAGATCTTTGCGGTTCTCCTCGGGCAACGCCACGGTCTTGACACCTGCGCGGTGTGCAGCCAGCACCTTCTCCCGGACTCCACCGATGGGCAGAGCGCGCCCGTGGAGAGTGATCTCGCCGGTCATTGCCACATCGCAGCGCACAGGCCTTGACTGGAGCGCGGACATGAGCGCTGTGCAGATGGCAAGACCCGCGCTGGGCCCCTCTTTCGGAACAGCGCCCTCAGGCACATGGACGTGGATGTCGTGCTTCGTGAAGTAATCTTCAGGCAGTCCAAGCTCGGTGCTTCGCGTGCGTGCGTACCCCACGGCCGTCTGCCCCGACTCCTTCATCACGGTGCCCAGTTGGCCCGTGAGGACCAGGGCGCCGTTGCCAGGCACGACGCAGACCTCGATGCTGATGATGTCACCGCCATGCGGGGTGTATGACAGCCCGGTGGCGATGCCGATGCGGTGTTCGGTGCCGCAGCGGTCGCCCCGGTGTATCTCGGGCCCCAGCATCTCGCGAATCTTCGCGGGGTCAGCGGTGATGGATGGGTTGTCTCCAGCGGCCACCAGGCGCGCGGTCTTTCGACACACCGCAGCGATCTGGCGCTCAAGATTGCGGACTCCCGCCTCGCGCGTGTAGCTGTTGATGAGGGTGCGCAGGCCGGACACCGGAAAGCGCAGGTGTGTGCCCTTGATTCCATGCTCGGCCCGCTGCTTCTTCACCAGGAAATGCCGGGCGATCTCCAGCTTCTCGTTCTCGGTGTAGCCCGGGAACTCGATGACTTCCATGCGGTCGCGCAGCGCAGGGGGGATGGGCTCCAGAAGATTCCCGGTGGCGATGAACATGATGTTGGACAGGTCATAGGCGACCTCGAGGTAGTGGTCGCGGAAAGACCCGTTCTGCTCGGGGTCGAGGACTTCCAGGAGTGCGGAACTCGGGTCGCCCCGGAAATCCGCCCCGACCTTGTCGATCTCGTCGATCATGAAGACAGGGTTGTTGCTGCGCACGCGGCGCAGGGCCTGGATAATCTTGCCCGGCAATGCGCCCACGTAGGTGCGGCGGTGGCCCCGGATTTCGGCCTCGTCGTGTACGCCACCGAGGGACACACGGATGAACTCGCGCCCCATGGACCGCGCGATGGACCGTCCGATCGAGGTCTTCCCCACTCCCGGTGGTCCCATGAAGCAAAGGATCGGCCCGCGCACGTGCTGCACCAGCGAGCGGACCGCGAGGAACTCCAGCACTCGCTCCTTGACTTTCTTCAGGCCGTAGTGGTCCTGGTCGAGGATCGCCTGAGCTCGGTTGATGTCGATCTCATCAAGGGTCTGGGTGGACCACGGCAGTTCCAAAAGCCAGTCGAGGTAGGTTCGGATCACCGAGACTTCGGGCGATGCGGGGGGCATCTGCTCCAGCCGCTCAAGCTCCTCGAAGGCTTTTTCCATGGCCTCCTCCGAGAGCTCGGAGGCCGCGACGCGTTCCCGGTACTCATCGGTGTCGTTGTATCCGCCGCCAGTCTCACCGAGTTCGTCCTGAATTGCGCGCATCTGCTCGCGCAGATAGTGCTCGCGCTGACTGTCTTCCATCTCCGTCCGCACTCGCGCATGGAGGTCACGTTCCAGGCGCAGGATGGATAGCTCGCTAGCGATAATGAGCTGAACGAGGTCGAGGCGCGCGGACACGTCGAAGGTGGCCAGCACTTCCTGTTTGGTGGTGGTGTCCACATTGAGGTACGCGACGATCGTGTCGGCAAGCCTGCCGGGCTCGTCGACGTTCATCGCCATGACGAGGGCTTCGGGCGGGATGTTCCCGCTGAGCTCCGTAGCCTCTTCGAACGCGGAGATGAGGCTGCGCATCTTCGCTTTGGTCTCAATGCTCGGGCTTGAAGACTCGGTTACAGCGTGCGCTCGAGCCCGGAGGAACCTGCCGGACCAGCGCACCTTGTCCACCTGCATCCGCTGCAGGCCCTCGAGCACCACTCGCAGAGTGCCGTCCGGCAGTTCGAGGACTTGCACGGCGCGGGCGAGGGTGCCGACAGAATAAAGGTCCTCGGGACCCGGATCCTCAAGTTCGGAGTCCAGCTGGGTTAGCGCGAGCAGAGGCTCGCCGGTCTCGCGCGCAGCCTGAATCGCGCGGATCGTCATATCTCGAGCGGCGCCAAGGGGCAGCACGAGCCCCGGAAAAACGACAACATCGCGCACCGGAAGCACGATATGCCCGCCCGCGTCCGGATCGCGCCGCCTTCGGGTTCGTCTGATGGGTTCGTCATTGCGTCGGCTCATTGTGTGGCCCAGCCACCCTGATGTCATAACACCGAATGGCGGAACACGCCAGACCGGTGCAGTTAGCATTGCGCCCGCTGGAATCAGCGGGCGGTGTGGATACTCCGGCGCCTGCGGAGGAAGTCAGGCGGACTTCTGTTCGCCCTCGGCCCGCCGCACCAGTATGGGCAGTCTTCCCTCTTCGACGCACTCCCGCGTGATCCTGCAAGCGCTGACGTTGCGCTCCGAGGGTACTTCGTACATCACGTCGAGCATAATCTTCTCGATGATGCTGCGCAGTGCGCGGGCACCGGTCTTGCGCTGGTAAGCCTGTTCGGCAATTGCATCCAGGGCGTCGTCGTCGAACTTGAGCTCCACATCATCCAGCATGCGCAGCATCTTGCTGTATTGACGCACCAGAGCATTGCGCGGCTCGACGAGGATCCGTCGGAGCGACTCCACGCTGTGTGACTGAAGGGTCGCCAGTACGGGCAGTCGCCCGATGAACTCGGGAATCATGCCGAACTGGATGAGGTCCTGCGGCATGACCTGCGCGAGCAGGTCGTCATCCTCCTGGTCGGTCGGCACGTGGGCAGCGGCCTGGAAACCCATGGTTCGGTTATGGGTCCGGGCACGGATGATGTCCACGAGCCCATCGAACACGCCGCCGCAGATGAACATGATCTTGCTGGTGTTGACCTGGATGTACTCCTGCTGCGGGTGCTTGCGGCCGCCCTGCGGAGGCACGTTGGCGACGGTGCCCTCCAGAATCTTCAGCAACGCCTGCTGGACGCCCTCGCCGGAGACGTCTCGGGTAATCGAAGGGTTGTCACCCTTGGAGGCGATCTTGTCGATCTCGTCGATATAGATGATTCCGCGCTCGGCCTTTTCGATGTCGTGGTCGGCCGCGATCACCAGTTGCAGCAGGATGTTTTCGACGTCCTCGCCGACATAGCCGGCTTCGGTCACGCTGGTTGCGTCCGCGATGGTAAAAGGGACGTCCAGCATCTGTGCGAGAGTGCGTGCGATGAGGGTCTTGCCTGAGCCCGTGGGCCCCATGAGCAGAATGTTGGTCTTGTCCAGCTCGACGTCATCGTCGCCCAGGTCATTGAGCATCGCGCGCTTGTAGTGGTTGTAGACGGCGACAGACAGGACCCGCTTGGCCTGCTCCTGCCCCACCACGTACTGGTCGAGGTACTCCTTTATCGCTTTGGGGACTGGGACCTGGCCGGCGTCGGCGGTCTCATGCAACGATTGCTGTGCCTTGCTCCGCAGAATCTGGTTGCACAGGCCTACGCAGTCGGCACAGATGTAGACTCCCGGCCCGGCGATGAGCTGCTTAACTTCGGTCGGGCGTTCACGTCCGCAGAAACTGCAGCGCAGGCGCCGATCGTTCCCGTCTCCGGCTGCGTTCATCCGGATCTGTCTCCCGTTCCTTCGGTGCTTGACTGCACGGGTGTGTTAGCTGTATGCCCCGCCTGCTTCACTCAGTGGGTGTCGGCTGCTTCTGCGCCACGTGGTCCACAACGCCATACGCCATGGCTTCGGTGGCCGTCATGTACTTGTCGCGATCAGTGTCGCGCTCGATGGTCTCCAGCGGTTGGCCGGTATGCCTGGCGAGTATCTCGTTGAGCCACCGGCGCACGCGGATGATCTCCTCAGCCTGAATCTGTATGTCTGAGGCCTGTCCCTGGAAGCCACCCAGCGGCTGATGAATGAGCACCCGGGAGTACGGCAGGGCATAGCGGTGCCCGGGCTCGCCCGCTGCCAGGAGGACCGCGGCCATACTGGCGGCCTGCCCGATGCACCAGGTGTGGACCTGCGGCGAGATGTACTGCATCGTGTCATAGATTGCGAGCCCTGCGGTGATCAGGCCGCCGGGGGAGTTGATGTACATCGAGATCGGCTCGGTCGGGTCGTCGCCCTGCAGGTACAGAAGCTGGGCCACGATCAGGCTGGCAATCTGGTCGTCGATGGGCGTGCCGATGAAGACGATGCGCTCGCGCAGCAATCGGGAGTAGATATCATACGCGCGCTCGCCGCGTGCGGTCTGTTCGATGACGGTTGGTGGGTACAACATTTCGTGCCTCACGCCTCCTCTTGCTGGATGTCGGCCTCCGCGTCAGTTGCGGTCTCTCCAGCGACTTCGGCCGCGGGTTCGGCGGCCGTCTCTCTCGCGGCTTCAGGCGCTTCCTCGGCCGGCTCTTCGGGTGCCGACAGCGTCAGCAGTTCCTTGCGCATGGCAGCGTACTCTTCAGCGGTGACTTCGCGCACGGTCGCGGCGCCGATCAAGGAATCGAACACCGCGCGGCGCTGAATACGGGTCTTCACCATGTCCGTGAGGTCATCCTGCAAGTCGGCCGCCTGCTTCAGGAAGGACAGCTCAAGGTCGTGTTCCTCTGCATACCGTGCAAGTTCGGCCTCAATCTCGTCCTCGGTGGGTTCCGGCTGCTGCTTGGCCAGTTCATCGAGAATTGCGTCCAGTGTGAGCAAATGCCTGGCGCGCCGCTCCTGGCCTGCTTCAAACTGCTCATCGGAGACGCCGACGGCGTTGATAAACTCCTGGATCTCCATGCCCATCTCGTCGAGTTCTTCGCCGAGCTCGCCGAGCTGCCGCCGGACCATCCCGTCAACCATCACCTGGGGCAGTTCCACGGTGCAACGCTCAAGGAGAGCCTTGACGACCTGGTTCTCCATCTCCTGACGGGCCTTGTCAGCGAGCCGTTCCGAAATCTGGCGGATTACCTCGGTACGGAGATCCTCGAATGTACTGAACTTCTCGCTGTCCAGTGACTGAGCGAATTCATCATCCAGATCGGGGAGCTTGCGCTCGCGGAGAGCGTCAATCTCCACCGTGATGTGAGCGTTCTTACCCGCGAGGTCCGCTTCTTCGTAGTCCTCGGGATATGTGATGTCCATCTCCACCGACTCGCCCACTTCTTTGCCGAGAATTTGCTCGTCGATTGGTGGGAAACGGTCTTTCTCACCCACCACCAGCGTTTCCTCGATGCCCGTTATCGGGTTGTCCTCACCCTCCACGCGGATCGTTAGTTCCAGGTCCACGACGTCTCCTGTCTGGACGGTGGTGCGCTCGACGGTGATCTCTTCGGCATTCGCGGCACGCAGCTGCTCGATGACTTCGGCGACCTGTTCCTCGCTGGGTTCCACTTGCGGCCGGATGAGTTCAAGGTCGGACAGATCCGCGAGGGTGACGCGCGGTCCCACCGTGGCGGTGAACTCAAGCTCCGCGGGCTCGCCTTCCTGCAGATCCAGCTCTTCGAGGTCCGGAAGCTCGGGCTCGCCGATGACCTCCAGCTCCTCGAGGGTTTTCTCGAGGTGCTCCTGGAGCAGCTCGTACCATGCTGAACTTCGGATGGCGCCTTCGCCGACCTGACGCTTGAGCAATGCGCGGGGGGCTTTGCCCGGGCGGAAACCGCGGATCTGTCCGCGCGCGCTCAGCTCCGCGTAGACCTTGTCGAAGGACGCCGTGACCTCGCCGGCATCAAAGCCTAGTGTGATCTTGATCTGGCAGTCCGGCAGGTTCTCCGTACGTACGTTCACCTGGAATCTCTCCCACTGTCACTTGGGCTTCTGTTGCCCGCGGGGCTGGTGCTCTGGCCCTGAAGGACCCCGTCCAACACACAAACGCCGTCCGGTGAAACCACCAGACGACGCGGTGTCAAGCCTGCAATCTGGTACTGCGTGCCGATGCTGCCGTGCCCGGCGTGCGCAAGGTCGGGAATGGGCAACGGCGGGATCGGGAGGACGGATCTGGTGGGCGCGGGGAGATTCGAACTCCCACGGGTCTCCCCACATGATCCTAAGTCATGCATGTCTGCCGTTCCATCACGCGCCCCAGCCGACCGCCCCGCGGCCTATGAAAGTATTTGGTGGGTCGTGGAGGACTCGAACCTCCGACCTTGGCATTAAGAGTGCCCTGCTCTACCGGCTGAGCTAACGACCCACGGTCCGGAACGGCGGAATGGCAGTTTACGCAGGAGTTGCGCTCGTTGTCAAGCCCAATCCGTGCCGCCCGCCGCACCGGGCGAGTCTGGCGCGCCCGGGAGGATTTGAACCCCCGACCCACGGATCCGAAGTCCGTTGCTCTATTCCACTGAGCTACGGGCGCACCCAAGTGAGGCCAAACAGACGACGACCGCGTCTGCGGTAATTCATTGGGGTGGGCGATGGGATTCGAACCCACGACCGCCGGAGCCACAGTCCGGTGCTCTGCCAGTTGAGCTACACCCACCATCGAAATTGTCAACCGCTGGCGCGCCCGGCCCGGTTCGAACGGGCGACCCGCGGCTTAGAAGGCCGCTGCTCTATCCGCTGAGCTACGGGCGCACACTGGTAACCCACGTTCAGCCCGGCCGGGCAGCATGTCTGGAGCGGGCGACGAGATTCGAACTCGCGACATTCAGCTTGGAAGGCTGACGCTCTACCAACTGAGCTACACCCGCTCGGTCCTTGGCCGGGATCTGGTCGGGGCGGCCGGACTTGAACCGGCGACCTTCTGGTCCCAAACCAGACGCGCTAGCCAAACTGCGCCACGCCCCGCGGGACGAACCTAACCGAGTTCAGTATAGCTGATACCCGATTCGCCGGTCAAGCCTCCAGGTGCTTCGTCTCCACCCGTTGCCCCAGGCTACCAGCCGCCACCCGAACCCTCGGAGATCACGCGAACGTTGTCTGCCCGCGGGCCCTTCGGGTGCTCCACGATGTCGAACTCCACCTCGGCGTTCTCCGCAAGGCTCCTGTAGCCTTCTCCTGCGATTCCGCTGTAGTGGACGAACACGTCCTCCCCGTTCTCCTGCTCGATGAAACCGAATCCCTTGGCGTCGTTGAACCACTTGACCTTGCCGATCGGCATGAACGATAAGCCCTCCCGAGGCGTTTGACCGTCGCCGGGAGAGCCGAGCCTGACTCCCCCGGGACGCTGCGGCCGAAAAAACGGAAAACCGGAGACAGAGCCGGTACAGCCGTCCCGGCTGCGTCTTCCGGTCATCAACGGCGCGAGTATAGCAAAGCGCTGCGGCAAGTGTCAAGCATTCATGCGCACTTGCCAGGACCATCGGTCTTGTGGAATTTGTGCCTTCCGGGGCCGAATTGGGGCCGCGCAAGCCCCTCGCTTTGAGCCCTTACCCCACACCCCGCGGAGCGAGCGACAGGCCGTTCCCCGCGCACCCCGGGTCCGGCCAGTCCTGGCTTGTGACCCATTCCCGGGGCCGGGATCCTCGGGCTGCCGTGGGAGGATAGAGGCTCACGGCTCCACCCGAAGCCTCACAGTGCACGGCACGACCCCAACACCGCGGGCACCGGACGCCGGCCACACACACGAGGCAGGCACGCCTCCCACAAGACCCGTGGGGCGAAAGCGCGCGGTTGTGTTGACAAGCCGGCGGTGGACCAATATACTGTCTCAACCGTGAGGGCTGAGGTGTCCTGGGCCTTGGACCGCCGCCAGCTGGTGCCGGCGGCTGTTTTTGTTGTGGTTGCATTTCTGGACGGGACTGCCCGCGCGGTGCGCGGAACGCAACTGCGCATCAACGCGTCCTGCGGATCAGTAAGCGCCGCGGGGCAGTTATGGTGTTTGCATGTTTGAGTCATTGACCGATCGGCTGCAGGGAGCCTTCAAGCGCCTGAGCGGCCGCGGAAAACTGGGGCAGAAGGAAGTCCGCGAAGGGCTCAAGGAGATCCGTCTTGCGCTCCTGGAAGCGGACGTCCACTACCAGGTGGTCAAAGACTTCGTCCGCGACGTCCAGAATAAGGCGCTGGGCGAGGACATTCTCAGGGGGCTCAACCCCACCCAGCAGATCGTGAAAATCGTGCACGAGGAACTGGTGCATCTCCTGGGCGACCAGGCCGTGCCCGTGAAGGATGCTCCGAAGCCGCCCACAGTCATCATGCTCTGCGGTCTGCAGGGCTCGGGTAAGACCACCACCAGCGGCAAGCTCGCGGACTATTATAAGAGGCATGGGCGCAGGCCCCTGCTGTGTGCGACCGACGTCTACCGCCCCGCGGCCATCGAGCAGCTGCGGCAGGTTGCGGCCCAGGTGGGCGTGGACGTCTATACAATGGGCGAGAATGACCCCGTCGATATCGCCCGGGCCGCGTACAAACATGCGGTCTCAGCCGGCTACAATCCGCTTATCATCGACACTGCGGGTCGCCTGCAGGTCGATGAGGAGATGATGGACGAAGCAGCGAACATCGAGCAGAGTTTCGATGAGGTCGAGACCCTGCTCGTGGTTGACGCCATGACCGGTCAGGACGCGGTCAACATCGCCCAGGGCTTCGCGAACAAACTGAAGCTTGACGGCGTGATCTTGACCAAACTCGACAGTGACACCCGTGGCGGCGCGGCACTTTCGGTGCGTGGCGTAACCGGGGTGCCCATCAAGTTTGTGACCGTCAGTGAGCGCCTGGATGGGCTCGAGGTCTTCTACCCGGATCGCATGGCCCAGCGCATCCTGGGCATGGGCGACGTGCTCACCCTCATCGAACGCGCCCAGCGGGTAGTAGACGGGGACGAGGCCCAGAAGCTTCAGCAGAAACTGATGCGGGCGGAGTTCGACCTCGAGGACTTCCGCCAGCACCTGCAGCGGGTCCGCAGCATGGGCCCCCTGGATCAGATCATCAAGATGCTGCCCGGTGCGTCACAGTTGGCCGGCATGATGCCCGACGAGGTGGACGAGAAGGAACTCGACACCGTCGACGCGATTATCAACTCCATGACGAAACAGGAGCGGTCCTACCCGGAGTTGATCAACGCCAGCCGCAAGCGGCGCATCGCCCGGGGCAGTGGTACTACGGTGCAGGACGTGAATATCGTCCTCAAAGAGTATAAGCAGTTGTCGCAGATGATGTCGAGCATGGCAAAGGGCAAGGGCTTCAACATTGGCGGCCTGCGCATAGGTCCGATGAAGTAGCCGCCACCAGGCGGGTAACGCGAAGGGAGATCACAGGTCTTGGCGACTCGAATTCGTCTCAAGAGGTACGGTTCGAAACACTCGGCTCATTACCGCGTCGCGGTGATGGACCAAAAGCGGCCGCGTGATGGACGCGCTATCGAGGAGATCGGGTATTACGACCCGAACACCGATCCGGCGACCATCCAGATTCAGCAGGACCGCGCGCAGTACTGGCTCTCCGTGGGCGCTCAGCCCAGTGAGACCGTGCAGAAGCTGTTCGCAAAGATGGGCATTGCCAAGCCCGGCAAGGCCGTCGCGGAAGAGCCGCCTGCCGAGAGCTAACCGAACCGAACCGCCGGACGCAGCCGCCCCACAATGGGGGCCATGCGCCCGGCTTCGATCCATCACTGGGTTCGGCGGCCTGCGGTCGGCGATCCGCGGAACAAATGCTGGAGGCTGCCTGTGAAGGAACTTGTTGAGTACCTAGTCAGGTCACTTGTGGATGACCCCGACCAAGTCGTGGTCACCGCTGTTGACCAGGGGCATACAAAGGTGTACCGGGTCGAGGTCGCTGAAGGCGATCTCGGGCAGGTCATCGGCCGCCAGGGGCGAATCGCCAACGCCCTGCGCACCATACTCAGCACCGTCCGCACGTCGGACGGAACCCGGCACACTTTGGAAATCGTTTCCTGACGCCCCGCGTTCCAACCCACGCGGCGACGTGTCAGCACGGCTGCGAATATCGGCGTGCCCCAGCGGCGCGCTTCCTGGAGGCCAGGCAATGGATAGTGTAATCATCCGGCGCAATGTGTTCCTGCGCGCGATTGTGACCGAGAAACTGCGCACGGACCTGCAAAACGAGTTGCAGAATGCCGCCGACGAGATCGACCAGCACATCGCCGAGATTGACGCCCAGACCCGACACTATGTGACCGATCTGCAGCGCACCGACCTGCAGCAGGCCATGGCGCTGCGCAAGCGCATCGAGGCCGAGAAGCGCAATCAGCAAGAACAACGCGACGCCCTGCTCGAGCGTAAGGCACAGGTCGCAGAGCTGCAGGACGGCACGGAAGTGCTGCGAGGCACGCTGGAGAGCTACGTTGAGCTCAAGGTCGGCGACAACCTCGCCGAGGTCCTGGGCGGCGTAGAAATCGTTACGAAGGACAATGAAGTCGTGGAGATTCGGCAGCGCCAGATTGTCGAAGAAGAGAATGCGGCGCCGGTTACGCCCATCATCACGCCCGGATCAGACCGCTGAGGGATAGCGGAGCGGACCAATGATTACCGTTGGCGAGATTGTGGCGGCGCACGGCCTGAACGGGCAGGTCCGCATCGTTCTCCATACCGACTTCCCGGAGCGTTTTACCCAGATGGAATCCATCTGGGTAACGCGGCCCAATGGCGAGCGTGCACGCCGCAAGATACTTGACGTCAGCACGCACTCAACCAAGCCGCTATTGATCCTGAAGCTCGAGGGTATCTGGAACCGAGACACGGCGATGGCCTTTGTCGGTTCCATGCTGGAGATCGACGACGATGAGGCGATGCCGCTCCCCGAGGGCGTGTACTATGAGCACGATCTCATCGGGCTGCAGGTGTTCACCACAGATGGCCGCGATCTTGGGCCTCTGACTGAAGTCCTGCGAACCGGGGCGAATGACGTCTACGTGACCCCAACCTGTCTCATCCCCGCCATTCCCCAGGTGGTGCGGGAAGTGAACCTTGATCAGCGACGCATGGTCGTCGAGCCCATGCCGGGGATGATCGACGAGGACGAATAATGCACATCGACGTGGTCACGATCTTCCCGGAGTTTTTCGATGCTCCGCTGGCGTTGAGTATTCCAGGGCGAGCACAGAACGCCGGCATCGTGAGCATACGGGCGCACAACCTGCGCGACTATGCCGATGACGCTCACCGGACCGTGGATGACGCGCCGTACGGTGGCGGCCCGGGGATGGTGATGAAGCCCGAGCCGCTCTTCAGGGCCGTCGAGAACCTGAAAGGCAGCGCGGCGGTCCCGGTTGTCTGTTTCACGCCCCAGGGCGAGACACTGACGCAGCGGGTTGTGGAGCGCCTCTCGAAGCACCCACGGCTCATTCTGCTCTGCGGCCGCTATGAGGGCTTCGACGAGCGGGTGCGCGAGGCGTTGGTCACGGATGAAGTCTCCCTCGGGGACTTCGTACTCAGCGGCGGAGAGCTGCCGGCCCTGGTGCTCATTGACGCACTCGTCCGCCTTCTTCCGGGAGCGCTGGGGAATGAGCAGTCGCCCCAGGAGGATTCCTTCTCCTGCGGGCTTTTGGAGCATCCGCATTACACGCGGCCTCCGGAATATCGCGGCATGCGTGTCCCGGATG
Proteins encoded in this region:
- a CDS encoding YlqD family protein, yielding MDSVIIRRNVFLRAIVTEKLRTDLQNELQNAADEIDQHIAEIDAQTRHYVTDLQRTDLQQAMALRKRIEAEKRNQQEQRDALLERKAQVAELQDGTEVLRGTLESYVELKVGDNLAEVLGGVEIVTKDNEVVEIRQRQIVEEENAAPVTPIITPGSDR
- the rimM gene encoding 16S rRNA processing protein RimM → MITVGEIVAAHGLNGQVRIVLHTDFPERFTQMESIWVTRPNGERARRKILDVSTHSTKPLLILKLEGIWNRDTAMAFVGSMLEIDDDEAMPLPEGVYYEHDLIGLQVFTTDGRDLGPLTEVLRTGANDVYVTPTCLIPAIPQVVREVNLDQRRMVVEPMPGMIDEDE
- the trmD gene encoding tRNA (guanosine(37)-N1)-methyltransferase TrmD, with the protein product MHIDVVTIFPEFFDAPLALSIPGRAQNAGIVSIRAHNLRDYADDAHRTVDDAPYGGGPGMVMKPEPLFRAVENLKGSAAVPVVCFTPQGETLTQRVVERLSKHPRLILLCGRYEGFDERVREALVTDEVSLGDFVLSGGELPALVLIDALVRLLPGALGNEQSPQEDSFSCGLLEHPHYTRPPEYRGMRVPDDLLNGDHARVARWRRREALRRTLQRRPDVLATADLTSEDHRLLSELMTEMPGEHTGAPDAE